In the Ranitomeya imitator isolate aRanImi1 chromosome 2, aRanImi1.pri, whole genome shotgun sequence genome, gcacccccgttctgtcatgtgctgccctattctgtcatgtgctgctcccatcctgcgccattgttctgtaatttgctgctcccatccatatgccccatacgctgctccataaaggttgatggcccccataagatgctccatagtatatgctctgtatgctgctccataaaggttgatggcccccataagatgctccatagtattatatgctctgtatgctgctgcaataaaaaaaaaaataacatactcccctatcgtcgctgggcgccgagtgctggggggcctgagtaggcggggacaccggcgcgctgtgggggtcaggtgcctgaGTCGGCACTAGCTCAGGCccacggcacttgctatagtcacctggccctgatccactgctgcgtgccgctccgtcttccgggtcctctggctgtgactgttcagtcagagggcggcgcgcattaagcgcgtcatcgcgtcctctgaactgaacgtcaaagGCAGAGGATGTCGAGGATGGAGCAGCGCGcatcggtggaacgggacaggtgaatatagccggacccattgcacggcgttaattgcgacattttcgccgtgcaacgcagtccgttagcgttaacccatttacgcaatgtgaacctagcctaattgtgGGGAGAGTAGAGGacaatgtgagctgtcttcagcacccggcgcctgaGAACAGAGCAAAGTGTGCTGGCTTGTCTCAGGTGTAGATGCGcgtgatactgatgcggcacacgtatGAAACACAGGGCATCTCCGATACTGTTTTTTTCCAGTACCGTAAATATTAGGACATGTGATGGAGGCCTAAGATGGATGACTGACTACCAGAAAGAGCTGAAAGAATGAGGGGGTGACCTCCTACTGTGACTATCTGCCAGGAAGAGATGAGTGACGAATAAACACCCTTACTGTCACTGACTTCTAGGGACAGCTGAGAGAGACAGCGGGACAACGGAGTGACCAGATGACAGGTCAATGATCCCTTAATGACCTAATGGCCAATAATGGTTGATGGCAGAAACAGTACTCTGGAGTATAAACCATTGAGAAAGAAAATCAGGAGCGGGATTATGGCTGGTGGTGTTGGAGTTTCCTTTTTGGCTGGAGGAACATTGCATCTGTCCTATATCACACTGGCATAAAAAAGTATCAAGATTTAATAGTATTTTCATTACCATCATAAACAGAATATCAAATGCAACCCAAAGGATGTCCTATATACGACGGTCTACCCAACCATGGACCGCTTCCTGCCTCTCAGTCTGACTTCGTCCAGTTTTTTAATGACGGGGCTGGATTTCTTGGAGGCGGCTGTGTAGCTTTGGAGCAGAGCTCTGAACACGTCCTCTGTCTGGGGGTGAGTGCTGAGGAAAGCCTTTTCCAAAACATAAAGGTCGACACCTTTATCTTCTGGGAGAGCAGAGATGAAGCTCAGGCCGAAATCGATCAGCACCAGGTTCAGGTCCGGATGTGAAGGCCGTAGGAGCATGTTCGAGGTGGTCAGGTCCCCATGGACGACATCCTCATCATGCATCCAGGCCAATATCTGACCAATCCTTTCTGCAAGGCTGTACAGGCTGCTGCCATGTTCTTGCGCTGTCATTATGAAGTCCCGAACAGTGACTGATCCTTCTATATCCTCCAGGTAGATGCAGTTAGAGACATAATCAACAAAATAAACCACAGGAGTGGCAATACCTGCCTTCCTGCACCTGAAGATTGAGCGCACCTCCTGGGCGGTCCGCCGGTGTGTCAGCTTCTCGTCCAGGGGAAACGCTCCTTCACTACAGCCGCTTTCCCCAGGAAACTTCCCCGGTACACCCGAGCCTCAGCCCCCTGCTTCATGAGCTGCAGCCCCCCAGGTACCGCCGAGTCCGCTCCCTGCTTATGCTGTCCACGCTGTTCTCCACAGCATTCATGGTAAAGGGTAAACCCAAGCATCCTGTAGTGAAAGCATGAACAGGTTGTCTAACAGGGTAGATCAGAGGCAGAGGTACCAAGTTACCAGCCATAGTGGGGACAGCCAGCATACCAGGTATGGTATGGTGCTCCATCTGTGTCATTGACGAGAAGGCAATTGATCTTTGCTGAATTGGGGGAGACTCGGGGTTTTGGTTTCCCTTCCGAGAGATTGTGTACTGGTTAGGGTCTTTACCATCCTTACGCAGCATGTCCGGCAAGGTCTGTCTTTGAGCATTTATAAACCAGTTGGAAATCTACATGTACAGCACTGCTAAGACTTTGCATGGTATTGCAGAGCAGCCCCATGTAAGGCAATAAGGCCACGCTGCAATACCACAAAGTCAAGAGAGGCACTATTTAAGGGGgcaaatcatttttctttcaatctttttttttttttttttgcaacaagtaCAAAAACATTGACTGGTTCCAGAAAACCAATTTTGTTACCCCTATCACCGCTATTGTGTCATTATTATACAACTATCCTAAAATACTGGCTTCAAAGGAGAACCACTATGTACTCATATATAAGAAATCATTGGGGGTCGTACCTGCAGCACTGTGAGACGAGTCTGTAGAGATAACATATCTTTCTCCGTGTCTGAGGGATAAGCATTGTGTCTGTGCTCATACAACCAGTCGTGTAGGACTTTCACAGCCTCTTTCGGCAGATTGCCTCTGCGCTTCCTCTTTGACCCGGGAACTTCCAGCTCCACGCTGTCATGCTCACTGTCAGTCAGGATACATTCCTTTATGTTGGCCATAATTGGTCCTGTGGTGAG is a window encoding:
- the LOC138667641 gene encoding homeobox protein AKR-like; amino-acid sequence: MANIKECILTDSEHDSVELEVPGSKRKRRGNLPKEAVKVLHDWLYEHRHNAYPSDTEKDMLSLQTRLTVLQSWPYTRRLSDERGFGQSSVQQPSKPTVQQKRLLGPALFCSLRERH